A single window of Fibrobacter sp. UWH6 DNA harbors:
- a CDS encoding peptide chain release factor-like protein yields MHRDTYLKMTLDELLRACTLKGYQGSGPGGQHRNKTNTGVLLTLREFNLEIKSCEGRSAHENKIHALHRMQMALALQVRETPANPEIPFPGSNGHIQTSNALFPLFVAHVFDIMAAKGGDTKTAAAAFNLSPSALVKILRQDKACATKLQGNRQQNGQKPLKL; encoded by the coding sequence ATGCATCGCGACACCTACCTAAAAATGACCTTGGATGAACTCCTTCGAGCCTGCACCCTCAAGGGGTATCAAGGCAGCGGTCCCGGCGGCCAGCACCGCAACAAGACCAACACAGGAGTCCTTTTGACTCTTCGTGAATTCAATTTAGAAATCAAATCCTGCGAAGGTAGGAGCGCTCACGAAAATAAGATCCATGCATTGCACCGTATGCAGATGGCCCTAGCCCTGCAAGTTCGAGAAACACCAGCAAACCCGGAAATTCCTTTTCCCGGCAGCAACGGTCACATCCAGACCTCCAATGCGTTATTCCCCCTTTTCGTAGCTCATGTATTTGATATTATGGCCGCCAAGGGGGGTGATACCAAGACCGCAGCAGCCGCATTCAACCTCAGTCCCAGCGCCCTGGTTAAAATTCTTCGGCAAGATAAAGCCTGCGCCACAAAACTCCAAGGGAACAGGCAACAAAACGGCCAAAAGCCCCTTAAGCTTTAA
- a CDS encoding lamin tail domain-containing protein — protein MSPILNRISTKCFLAAILFCAAFFWNCGTDSTNNQLSSVDVEKTSVSLRFSYTETPLVDSLVLDCLGPDTLHLIHAPGNPDFSLDLFPSDHWSFKAKIYANGDLLQMGELEAKLSAGAAVNLSIQMHAIVGFVYIEVPLGLNNSAGVTRGTMTLTSDKDSYTIPMTQTATAGIFKSGMLKLGANYDVEITLFGEDGKGIYKLKDKFLLTEDSPVPNLTLNSLRSQVSLMVNLAPEKNVELTLPLPAGYRKPRANELLITEVMAAPDNKDTTQYEFVEIYNGSLDTLILDDCAIGLTSSSSTKFIPLTVSEIPPNEILVLGNPNSQNTPALHIGTDGWNDMGNSKGFVILKCDDITLDSLYYASEPDSLHPNVVPAVPSGKNGASSQLNLEQWKNRQDSTAWKLATPTPGIL, from the coding sequence ATGAGTCCGATTCTTAACCGCATCTCGACCAAGTGTTTCTTGGCCGCCATCTTGTTCTGCGCCGCATTTTTCTGGAACTGCGGGACAGACTCCACCAACAACCAGCTTTCGTCTGTTGACGTCGAAAAGACCAGCGTTTCCCTGAGGTTTTCCTATACCGAAACCCCTCTGGTAGACAGTCTTGTTCTTGACTGCCTCGGCCCGGACACGCTCCATTTGATTCATGCCCCAGGAAATCCCGACTTCAGCCTGGACCTGTTTCCCAGCGACCACTGGAGTTTCAAGGCAAAGATTTATGCCAACGGAGACCTGCTGCAGATGGGAGAACTGGAAGCCAAGCTTTCTGCAGGCGCTGCCGTAAACCTGAGCATCCAGATGCACGCCATCGTAGGCTTTGTCTACATCGAGGTTCCGTTGGGTCTGAACAACAGTGCGGGAGTTACCCGGGGAACCATGACCCTTACATCCGACAAGGACAGTTATACCATCCCCATGACCCAGACGGCAACCGCCGGTATTTTCAAGAGCGGAATGTTGAAACTGGGGGCCAACTACGATGTGGAAATCACACTGTTCGGCGAAGATGGAAAGGGCATCTACAAGCTGAAAGACAAGTTCCTTTTGACGGAAGACAGCCCCGTTCCAAATCTGACATTAAATTCGCTCAGGAGCCAGGTTTCGCTGATGGTGAACCTCGCACCAGAAAAGAACGTGGAATTGACACTCCCCCTGCCAGCAGGATACCGCAAGCCCAGGGCCAACGAACTCCTGATTACCGAAGTGATGGCCGCCCCCGACAATAAGGACACTACCCAATACGAATTTGTAGAAATCTACAACGGCAGCCTGGACACCCTGATTCTTGACGACTGCGCCATCGGGCTCACCAGCTCCAGTTCCACCAAGTTCATCCCCCTCACCGTCAGCGAGATTCCGCCTAACGAGATCCTCGTTCTGGGAAACCCCAACAGCCAAAATACACCCGCCCTCCACATCGGGACCGACGGCTGGAACGACATGGGAAATTCCAAAGGGTTCGTCATCCTCAAGTGCGACGACATTACGCTGGATTCGCTTTACTACGCCTCGGAACCAGACTCGCTACACCCTAATGTAGTACCCGCAGTTCCCTCGGGCAAAAATGGCGCCTCCTCCCAACTGAACCTGGAGCAGTGGAAAAACCGTCAGGATTCAACCGCCTGGAAACTGGCCACACCCACACCGGGAATCCTCTAA
- the typA gene encoding translational GTPase TypA, translating into MDQSKIRNVAIIAHVDHGKTTLVDQLLKQCGTFHEGEEVNERVMDSDNLERERGITILSKNTNVMYKGYRVNIVDTPGHADFGGQVERVLGTVDGVILVVDAFEGPMAQTRFVTQKALQMGLIPIVVVNKIDRDGCNPHGALDKVFDLFCELDATEEQLDFDKVFGSGRRGICKAEMEDPDGDFSILMDKIIERIPAPKGDPNAEPLMQITSLEYSGFLGRLAVGRVQNGLFKPGLTVAQSTVDGKFKNVRLQKVLRYDGLSPQPVEEAGPGDIVLLAGFDNFDIGDTLSDPKNPVELPRIHIDPPTISMMFTVNTSPLAGKYGGKFMTGNQLQERLERAHMADPALLVEKADGASNFKVSGRGILHLTILVENMRRELYEFTIGSPQVIFKNDENGKLLEPVEEFKVEVPNEFSGACIQEIQQRKGEMTNMTTDENDRVTLEFNVPSRGLIGIRPRLLSLSKGYAISQSIFKGYEPYKGEIPARINGVLIAKEPGEAASYALSNLEDRGYLIIGPGAEVYPGMIVGEHNRDVDITVNVTKGKHLTNMRSKSADDMIQLTPYRRLTLEECVTFINEDECIEVTPEVLRLRKTELDPIKRKQLSKKPAEEE; encoded by the coding sequence ATGGATCAATCTAAAATCAGAAACGTCGCCATCATCGCCCACGTTGACCACGGTAAAACTACCCTGGTGGACCAGCTCCTCAAGCAGTGCGGAACCTTCCACGAAGGTGAAGAAGTCAACGAACGCGTGATGGACTCCGACAACCTGGAACGCGAACGCGGCATTACCATCCTTTCCAAGAACACCAACGTGATGTACAAGGGCTACCGCGTGAACATCGTGGATACCCCGGGGCATGCCGACTTCGGTGGCCAGGTGGAACGCGTTCTTGGTACCGTTGACGGTGTGATTTTGGTGGTGGACGCTTTCGAAGGTCCTATGGCCCAGACCCGTTTCGTAACCCAGAAGGCTCTCCAGATGGGCCTTATTCCTATCGTCGTCGTGAACAAGATCGACCGTGACGGTTGCAATCCCCATGGCGCTCTGGACAAGGTTTTCGACCTGTTCTGCGAACTTGACGCAACTGAAGAACAGCTGGACTTCGACAAGGTGTTCGGTTCCGGCCGTCGCGGTATCTGCAAGGCAGAAATGGAAGATCCGGATGGCGATTTTTCCATCCTCATGGACAAGATTATCGAACGCATTCCGGCTCCCAAGGGCGATCCGAATGCCGAACCCCTCATGCAGATTACCTCTCTGGAATACTCCGGCTTCCTCGGTCGCTTGGCAGTGGGCCGCGTCCAGAACGGTCTGTTCAAGCCGGGTCTGACTGTTGCACAGTCCACTGTCGACGGCAAGTTCAAGAACGTCCGTCTCCAGAAGGTTCTCCGCTACGACGGTCTTTCTCCCCAGCCGGTTGAAGAAGCCGGTCCGGGCGACATTGTTCTTCTGGCAGGTTTCGACAACTTCGACATCGGCGATACCCTGTCCGATCCGAAGAATCCTGTGGAACTGCCCCGTATCCACATTGACCCGCCCACCATCTCCATGATGTTCACCGTGAACACCTCCCCCTTGGCAGGTAAGTACGGTGGTAAGTTCATGACTGGTAACCAGCTCCAGGAACGTCTGGAACGCGCACACATGGCTGACCCCGCCCTCCTGGTGGAAAAGGCTGACGGTGCTTCCAACTTCAAGGTTTCTGGCCGCGGCATTCTCCATCTGACCATTCTGGTGGAAAATATGCGTCGTGAACTCTATGAATTCACCATCGGTTCTCCCCAGGTGATTTTCAAGAACGACGAAAACGGCAAGCTCCTGGAACCGGTCGAAGAATTCAAGGTCGAAGTACCTAACGAATTTAGCGGCGCCTGCATTCAGGAAATCCAGCAGCGTAAGGGCGAAATGACCAACATGACCACCGATGAAAACGATCGCGTCACCTTGGAATTCAACGTTCCTTCTCGCGGCCTTATCGGTATCCGTCCCAGACTCCTGTCCCTCTCCAAGGGTTACGCCATCAGCCAGTCCATCTTCAAGGGCTACGAACCGTACAAGGGAGAAATCCCGGCTCGTATCAACGGCGTGCTCATTGCTAAGGAACCGGGTGAAGCCGCTAGCTACGCTCTCTCCAACCTGGAAGACCGCGGCTACCTCATCATCGGACCGGGCGCTGAAGTTTATCCGGGTATGATCGTTGGCGAACACAACCGTGATGTGGATATCACCGTGAACGTCACCAAGGGTAAGCACCTGACCAATATGCGTTCCAAGTCTGCTGATGATATGATCCAGCTGACTCCGTATCGCCGTCTGACTCTGGAAGAATGCGTTACCTTCATTAACGAAGACGAATGCATCGAAGTCACTCCGGAAGTTCTGCGCCTCCGCAAGACCGAGCTGGATCCCATCAAGAGAAAGCAGCTCTCCAAGAAGCCCGCAGAAGAAGAATAA
- a CDS encoding IS3 family transposase, giving the protein MCKALGIPQCSYYQWSKQETKRNQRRQREADLVQTVRDVFEEHHRVYGCTKLLKVLNERGVQINEYKLRRIMRENGLYSVAIKKFKPYKPGKSDGMFAENRLQRNFAPFGLNQFWCGDITYIRTNLGWVYLAVANRGTHENLVFHSDRGSQYSSRGYRNMLDSLGIVPSMSAPGCPYDNAAMESFFASLKKEQVHHRSYADIDEVREDLFKYIELFYNRKRLHSSLGYLTPVAYRLQKLIA; this is encoded by the coding sequence ATGTGCAAAGCGCTAGGAATACCCCAGTGTTCCTATTACCAGTGGTCAAAGCAGGAAACCAAGAGAAATCAACGGAGGCAACGGGAAGCCGACCTTGTACAAACTGTACGCGATGTGTTCGAGGAACACCATCGAGTCTATGGTTGTACGAAACTTCTAAAGGTCTTGAATGAAAGAGGCGTTCAAATCAATGAGTACAAACTCCGGCGCATAATGCGAGAAAACGGCCTATACTCTGTTGCCATCAAGAAGTTTAAGCCTTACAAACCGGGCAAGAGCGACGGGATGTTTGCGGAAAATCGTTTGCAACGTAATTTTGCGCCTTTCGGTCTTAACCAGTTTTGGTGTGGCGATATCACGTATATCCGCACGAATCTCGGGTGGGTATATCTGGCTGTGGCGAACCGCGGCACGCATGAGAACCTAGTTTTCCATTCGGATCGAGGCTCGCAGTACAGTAGCCGAGGATATCGCAACATGCTTGATAGTCTTGGCATAGTGCCGTCCATGAGTGCTCCGGGCTGTCCGTACGATAACGCGGCGATGGAAAGTTTTTTTGCGAGCTTGAAGAAGGAACAAGTCCACCATAGATCCTATGCCGATATTGATGAGGTCAGGGAGGACCTGTTCAAGTACATCGAACTGTTCTACAATCGCAAACGCCTGCACAGCAGTCTGGGCTATTTGACTCCAGTAGCTTACCGATTGCAGAAACTTATTGCATAA
- a CDS encoding transposase — MSRVHYNEEMKLQTVKLVLKGEKSATKLAKEIGVTANTVCRWVQDYRKKNNLPSYEEEHRLKKVSIEELATKNRELERKLKQREKELAEERETVEILKKIYEPNIAAIAS; from the coding sequence ATGTCTAGAGTCCATTACAATGAAGAAATGAAGTTGCAGACCGTAAAACTCGTCCTGAAAGGTGAAAAGTCTGCGACGAAACTTGCGAAGGAAATCGGCGTCACGGCCAATACCGTATGCAGATGGGTCCAGGATTACAGAAAGAAGAATAATTTGCCTTCATACGAAGAAGAACACCGACTCAAGAAAGTCTCCATTGAAGAACTTGCGACAAAGAACCGTGAACTGGAACGGAAACTAAAACAAAGAGAAAAGGAACTTGCCGAGGAACGGGAAACCGTAGAAATCCTAAAAAAAATCTATGAGCCGAATATCGCGGCGATTGCAAGCTAG
- a CDS encoding FISUMP domain-containing protein translates to MDKVKLLIPVAAVTLVCSCGDDEPSATGPKFPDYTPKFGTVFDERDGKTYRTTVINGLEWMAENLNYAVDSSFCYNDEPAYCEKYGRLYRWESAMALDTTAVNVRQWTEGKKYQGVCPQGWHLPTKDEWNSLILFALAWMRADDLAFLEEIGYIKWYYLKSKDGWINTSPENDYNGGYSRDYANYRMSEITKNGSDTLGFSLLPSGWRNDYQKYVKEGRCAAFWTSDEREILGGVADNYFAIIANYFCYEYHDFESVGKEARVSVRCVKD, encoded by the coding sequence ATGGATAAGGTTAAATTACTCATCCCAGTTGCTGCTGTGACATTGGTTTGTTCCTGTGGCGATGACGAACCATCTGCAACGGGACCGAAGTTCCCAGATTATACGCCTAAATTCGGTACTGTTTTCGATGAACGCGATGGCAAGACATATAGGACCACGGTTATAAATGGCCTTGAATGGATGGCGGAAAATTTGAACTATGCTGTCGATAGCAGTTTTTGCTACAATGATGAACCCGCTTATTGCGAAAAATATGGGCGTCTCTACAGATGGGAATCGGCCATGGCTTTGGATACGACCGCAGTTAATGTTCGTCAATGGACGGAAGGGAAAAAATATCAGGGTGTATGTCCGCAGGGGTGGCACTTGCCGACAAAAGATGAATGGAATTCTTTAATACTATTTGCACTTGCGTGGATGCGTGCCGATGATTTGGCTTTTTTGGAAGAAATTGGTTATATAAAATGGTATTATCTGAAATCAAAAGATGGGTGGATTAATACTAGCCCAGAGAATGATTACAATGGGGGGTATTCGCGGGACTATGCAAATTACCGGATGTCTGAAATAACGAAAAATGGCTCTGATACATTAGGTTTTTCCTTGTTGCCTTCGGGCTGGCGTAATGACTATCAAAAATACGTCAAGGAAGGCCGTTGTGCCGCTTTTTGGACAAGTGATGAACGAGAAATTTTAGGTGGTGTGGCTGATAACTATTTTGCCATTATCGCCAATTATTTTTGCTATGAATACCATGATTTTGAAAGTGTTGGGAAAGAAGCCAGAGTATCTGTTCGTTGTGTAAAGGACTAA